A section of the Humulus lupulus chromosome 2, drHumLupu1.1, whole genome shotgun sequence genome encodes:
- the LOC133818689 gene encoding uncharacterized protein LOC133818689: MEEEAEKELRMLEDQYPNRYEYLKLELNHFISLLHSRQTTSQLINTTTATTQESTSRRKRKKSSTEYYRSRYWVELTAEDQTRQEFDEQKDRISKKGDRVEVVLERAHACLRKIKHLKASLLP; encoded by the exons ATGGAAGAAGAGGCCGAAAAGGAGCTTCGTATGCTGGAAGATCAATATCCCAACCGTTATGAGTACCTTAAGCTTGAACTCAACCACTTCATCTCTCTTCTTCACTCTCGTCAAACAACCTCTCAGCTTATtaatactactactgccactactcaAG aatcaaCGAGTAgaaggaagaggaagaagagtaGTACTGAATATTACAGGAGCAGATATTGGGTGGAATTAACGGCAGAAGATCAAACACGGCAAGAGTTTGATGAGCAGAAAGATAGGATAAGTAAGAAAGGGGATCGAGTTGAAGTAGTTCTTGAGAGAGCTCATGCTTGTCTCCgaaagattaaacacctcaaaGCGTCCTTATTACCATGA
- the LOC133818688 gene encoding uncharacterized protein LOC133818688 isoform X2: protein MTMASNIKVPIFADTNLGTRIAMAVPPEITAVDFKRKLERVHCKCFAGSGDIEVCGLMVKKKSCFYYLPDSIPMKYAFQGVRGTWFLHVEVKTSTKCFAPCLLGLAVENSFASADKSITKDERKKYQDIELQSHKSPLEEGRYAGVSTKKTKRERIGHFLDNKSNGNEIKCTGSGTKTAVLNANKSSDHSASVKEVEPPCPQASTSMTEVSSEMFSDAKSVTSIIKRYFPDSNEISNFSSSDATSKIRKRRKKYLKTKLDDRVESFPKFAEWSPSNVLPFPLPITPPQEILEGKTNGPEVGKRLQMASNNLGSSGSKKKTAIYFCRSRDIKVLGFDNPLAKWSVFEISDSDD, encoded by the exons ATGACAATGGCTTCAAACATCAAAGTCCCAATTTTCGCAGACACCAACTTGGGCACTCGCATAGCCATGGCCGTCCCTCCAGAGATCACAGCAGTAGATTTTAAGA GAAAACTTGAGAGAGTGCACTGTAAATGCTTCGCAGGATCAGGAGATATAGAAGTTTGTGGGCTAATG GTGAAGAAAAAGTCATGCTTCTACTACCTGCCTGACTCAATTCCTATGAAGTATGCTTTCCAGGGAGTGAGGGGTACTTGGTTTCTTCATGTTGAAGTGAAAACTTCAACCAAATGTTTTGCTCCGTGCTTACTCGGTTTGGCAGTTGAAAATTCATTTGCAAGTGCTGACAAGAGCATTACAAAAGATGAGAGAAAGAAATATCAGGACATAGAATTGCAGAGTCATAAATCTCCACTTGAAGAGGGTAGGTATGCTGGTGTTTCAACCAAGAAAACAAAGAGAGAAAGGATTGGGCATTTTTTAGATAACAAATCTAATGGAAATGAGATCAAATGCACTGGTTCAGGCACGAAAACTGCAGTTTTAAATGCCAACAAGAGTTCCGATCACTCTGCATCAGTTAAAGAAGTTGAACCTCCATGTCCTCAGGCTTCTACATCAATGACAGAAGTCTCAAGTGAAATGTTTTCAGATGCCAAATCTGTTACTAGCATCATTAAGAGATATTTTCCAGACTCAAACGAGATTAGCAATTTCTCAAGTTCTGATGCTACGTCTAAAATTCGAAAGCGGAGGAAGAAATACTTAAAGACCAAATTAGATGATCGAGTTGAATCCTTTCCCAAGTTTGCTGAATGGAGTCCCTCAAATGTGTTGCCTTTCCCTTTGCCAATTACTCCTCCTCAAGAAATTTTAGAGGGTAAGACTAATGGACCTGAAGTCGGGAAACGTCTCCAAATGGCCTCAAATAATCTTGGGTCTTCTGGAAGCAAAAAGAAAACTGCAATTTATTTCTGCAGATCTAGGGATataaaagtattggggtttgATAATCCTTTGGCTAAATGGTCAGTTTTTGAGATCAGTGATAGTGATGACTAA
- the LOC133818688 gene encoding uncharacterized protein LOC133818688 isoform X1, which produces MTMASNIKVPIFADTNLGTRIAMAVPPEITAVDFKSRPPHKHIGKLERVHCKCFAGSGDIEVCGLMVKKKSCFYYLPDSIPMKYAFQGVRGTWFLHVEVKTSTKCFAPCLLGLAVENSFASADKSITKDERKKYQDIELQSHKSPLEEGRYAGVSTKKTKRERIGHFLDNKSNGNEIKCTGSGTKTAVLNANKSSDHSASVKEVEPPCPQASTSMTEVSSEMFSDAKSVTSIIKRYFPDSNEISNFSSSDATSKIRKRRKKYLKTKLDDRVESFPKFAEWSPSNVLPFPLPITPPQEILEGKTNGPEVGKRLQMASNNLGSSGSKKKTAIYFCRSRDIKVLGFDNPLAKWSVFEISDSDD; this is translated from the exons ATGACAATGGCTTCAAACATCAAAGTCCCAATTTTCGCAGACACCAACTTGGGCACTCGCATAGCCATGGCCGTCCCTCCAGAGATCACAGCAGTAGATTTTAAGAGTAGGCCACCACACAAACACATAG GAAAACTTGAGAGAGTGCACTGTAAATGCTTCGCAGGATCAGGAGATATAGAAGTTTGTGGGCTAATG GTGAAGAAAAAGTCATGCTTCTACTACCTGCCTGACTCAATTCCTATGAAGTATGCTTTCCAGGGAGTGAGGGGTACTTGGTTTCTTCATGTTGAAGTGAAAACTTCAACCAAATGTTTTGCTCCGTGCTTACTCGGTTTGGCAGTTGAAAATTCATTTGCAAGTGCTGACAAGAGCATTACAAAAGATGAGAGAAAGAAATATCAGGACATAGAATTGCAGAGTCATAAATCTCCACTTGAAGAGGGTAGGTATGCTGGTGTTTCAACCAAGAAAACAAAGAGAGAAAGGATTGGGCATTTTTTAGATAACAAATCTAATGGAAATGAGATCAAATGCACTGGTTCAGGCACGAAAACTGCAGTTTTAAATGCCAACAAGAGTTCCGATCACTCTGCATCAGTTAAAGAAGTTGAACCTCCATGTCCTCAGGCTTCTACATCAATGACAGAAGTCTCAAGTGAAATGTTTTCAGATGCCAAATCTGTTACTAGCATCATTAAGAGATATTTTCCAGACTCAAACGAGATTAGCAATTTCTCAAGTTCTGATGCTACGTCTAAAATTCGAAAGCGGAGGAAGAAATACTTAAAGACCAAATTAGATGATCGAGTTGAATCCTTTCCCAAGTTTGCTGAATGGAGTCCCTCAAATGTGTTGCCTTTCCCTTTGCCAATTACTCCTCCTCAAGAAATTTTAGAGGGTAAGACTAATGGACCTGAAGTCGGGAAACGTCTCCAAATGGCCTCAAATAATCTTGGGTCTTCTGGAAGCAAAAAGAAAACTGCAATTTATTTCTGCAGATCTAGGGATataaaagtattggggtttgATAATCCTTTGGCTAAATGGTCAGTTTTTGAGATCAGTGATAGTGATGACTAA